The Tessaracoccus flavus genome includes the window GTGGCGGGTGGCGTCGGCCAGCCGCGCCTCGGTGAAATACCTTCGGATCTCCGGCGTCGCCACCAGTTCACGGACCGTCTCGGGGCTGAACCCCCACAGCAACGAGTCCTCGATAGCGGTGAACGTGAAACGGGAAGGTCGCTCCTCGATGATCGAGGACTGCCCGAAACAGGCCCCCTGCTCGTCGTGATCGACCAGGTTGCCGTCGGCGTCGACGATCTCGATGGCACCGGACCTGACGACATACATAGCGGTGGGGGCCGCCCCGGCTGCCAGAACGACCGTGCCCCGCCGCACGTACTGGCCGACGGCGCGTTGTGCGAAGGCCGAGATCTGACCCGGGGACAGGAGCGACCAGGGCTCGCGCGCCGCGAGGAACTGCGTGATCTCTGCGAGCTCGGACATGGCATCTCCCTCGATCTCCTTGGCTCTGTGCACACTACCGACTCGGGCGTCCTCGAAGGGTGGAACGCAGAAGAGTTCGCTAGGGTGGCAACGTCGATCGAGAACCGACGCCACGACGGCGACACCTCCGATCTGCGCATTCTCTGGCGCGACGAGGTGGACGGGCGTGAAGTCGGATCCGGAGTGGTCGAAGCCCGACCGGTCGAGGCGGGCGAACTGATCGCAGTGTCGATGCCGTCGTACCAGGTCCCCGAGTCCGGGGAACTGTGGCGGACCGTGGAGGCGGTCACCGCGGCCGGGTCGGCCTGGGCTGACGAAGGTCACGTGGTTGCGTCCCAGCAGCTGCTCCTGGCAGAAGCGCCGGTGCCGCCGCGCCGCCCGTCGGTCACCGAGATCCCGACGGAGGTGGCGGGGGAGTACCACCTCGGCGGCGCCCGCTTCGATGCCCACACCGGAGACCTCGTCGAACTCGGCGGACGACCGATCGGCGGCCCCCGGCTCGAGCTGTGGCGGGCTCCCATCGAGAACGATCTGCTCGCGTTCTCCAACTCCTACGTCGCCGTCGAGCCGACCGCATCCCGGGGCGTCGGCGCCCCTGCCCCCTCGTGGGCCGATCAGTGGCGCGCCGCCGGCATCGACCGCCTCCAGCGCCGCGTCGTCAGCGTGACGCCGGGCCCCGGAAGCTTGTCGGTCGTCCACCGGTATGCACCGGCGGCATCGAGGGAGGCCGTGGTGGTGGAGCTTGCGTGGACGTGGGACGGCGCGTCCCTGATCCTGGAGGGTTCGGCAGTGCCGAGCAAGGGGTGGACCGGGACGTGGCCACGCATCGGCCTGCACTTCCGGCTGCCGGAGGGGCTCAGCCGCGCCGAGTGGTTCGGGACAGGGCCGGCGGAGAACTACGCCGACTCCAATGTCGCTGCGCGCGTCGGGCGCTTCGCCTCGAACGTCAGTGACCTCATCGTCGACTACGCGGTCCCGCAGGAGAGCGGTCTTCGAATGCAGCTCCGTGAGCTGCAGCTACCCGATATCGACCTCGAGATCCGCGCCCAGCGGGCCGGGGGCGACCTCCCGGGGTTCGCGCTGCGCGCGCACGATGCCCACGAGGTCACGGGCGCCGCGCATCCCTACGAACTGCCGGAGTCGACGGCGACCCATCTGTACCTCGACGTGGCGCAGCACGGGCTGGGGTCACGCAGCTGCGGACCAGACGTGCGGCCGGAATATCAGCTGCGGCCGCGGGCGGCCTCCTGGTCGCTGGCGCTCCGCCTGCGTGAGTGAGGGTGCCATGCGACCCCTGCACACGCCGTCGGGCGTGTCGCAGGCCGTCGGGGCACCCTGATTTTGCGTCACGCTCGGGCCGTGCCAGAATAGGAGGGTTGCTCCGCGAGGGGTGCGAGGCTGAAAACGCCCTGTTACCTCCCCGATTGTGGTCGAGACAGCA containing:
- a CDS encoding beta-galactosidase small subunit family protein, which codes for MHTTDSGVLEGWNAEEFARVATSIENRRHDGDTSDLRILWRDEVDGREVGSGVVEARPVEAGELIAVSMPSYQVPESGELWRTVEAVTAAGSAWADEGHVVASQQLLLAEAPVPPRRPSVTEIPTEVAGEYHLGGARFDAHTGDLVELGGRPIGGPRLELWRAPIENDLLAFSNSYVAVEPTASRGVGAPAPSWADQWRAAGIDRLQRRVVSVTPGPGSLSVVHRYAPAASREAVVVELAWTWDGASLILEGSAVPSKGWTGTWPRIGLHFRLPEGLSRAEWFGTGPAENYADSNVAARVGRFASNVSDLIVDYAVPQESGLRMQLRELQLPDIDLEIRAQRAGGDLPGFALRAHDAHEVTGAAHPYELPESTATHLYLDVAQHGLGSRSCGPDVRPEYQLRPRAASWSLALRLRE